A stretch of Flavobacterium sp. N2270 DNA encodes these proteins:
- a CDS encoding adenine phosphoribosyltransferase, translated as MNIESYIRDIQDFPKPGIGFKDITPLLNNAKATQECLDLLVNSLEGKKVDKVVGVESRGFFFGMLLAQRLGVGFIPVRKPKKLPYNTISASYELEYGSDVLEMHTDAIEKGENILIHDDVLATGGTAKAVCELVEQLGGNIVQCNFLMEIEFLNGREKISEYEIFAALKY; from the coding sequence ATGAATATTGAAAGCTATATACGTGACATTCAGGATTTTCCTAAACCAGGAATTGGATTTAAAGATATTACACCATTATTAAATAATGCTAAAGCTACACAAGAATGCTTAGATTTATTAGTAAATTCGTTAGAGGGGAAAAAAGTAGATAAAGTAGTTGGCGTAGAGAGTCGTGGATTTTTCTTTGGAATGCTTTTAGCACAAAGGTTAGGTGTTGGATTTATTCCTGTTCGTAAACCCAAAAAACTGCCTTATAATACCATTTCTGCTTCTTATGAGTTAGAGTATGGTTCAGATGTTTTAGAAATGCATACCGATGCGATTGAAAAAGGAGAAAACATCTTAATTCACGATGATGTTTTGGCAACTGGTGGAACTGCAAAAGCAGTTTGTGAATTGGTAGAACAGTTAGGTGGAAATATAGTACAATGTAATTTTTTAATGGAAATAGAATTTTTAAATGGAAGAGAAAAGATTTCTGAGTATGAAATTTTTGCTGCTTTGAAGTATTAG
- a CDS encoding MDR family MFS transporter, translating into MIQKAFQKYINNFKGFSREIWILTLITFINRAGTMVLPFLSKYLKEDLGFSYSQVGWIMVSFGVGSMLGSWLGGKLSDKIGFYKVMIFSLLTSGLMFFGLQKITSFEGLIVAIFLIMVVADMFRPAMFVSLAAYSKPENRTRSLTLVRLAINLGFAAGPALGGLIIMTGGYSGLFWVDGLTCITAILVFWILVKEKKKSSYLDKEHPGEILTHSVFKDTPFWLFLITCLITGIMFFQLFTTIPLYHKEQFNLSEFQTGLLLTFNGILVFFLEMPLVSYIERKKISAVKIVTFGCLAMSLSMFLMLVNFWAGILIIMMVFMTFGEMFAFPFSNSFAMSRAPKGHEGRYMAIFTMSYSLAHILSAKTGMEIIERFGYQSNWFFMGSLGLIGVFMGFVVLKLVNTETKTKLQLKK; encoded by the coding sequence ATGATTCAAAAAGCATTCCAAAAATACATTAATAATTTTAAAGGTTTTTCTAGAGAAATTTGGATTCTTACGTTGATAACTTTTATCAATCGTGCAGGAACTATGGTTTTACCATTTCTATCTAAATACTTAAAAGAAGACTTGGGTTTTAGTTATAGTCAAGTTGGTTGGATAATGGTAAGTTTTGGAGTAGGCTCTATGCTGGGCTCATGGCTTGGCGGAAAATTATCAGACAAAATAGGCTTTTATAAAGTAATGATTTTTAGCTTGCTTACCAGTGGATTAATGTTTTTTGGATTACAAAAAATTACTTCTTTTGAAGGTTTAATTGTTGCCATTTTCTTAATTATGGTTGTTGCTGATATGTTTAGGCCAGCTATGTTTGTTTCCCTAGCAGCTTACTCAAAACCAGAAAACAGAACTCGATCATTAACTCTAGTTAGGTTAGCAATTAATCTTGGTTTTGCAGCCGGACCAGCACTTGGTGGTTTAATTATTATGACCGGAGGTTATAGCGGATTATTTTGGGTAGACGGATTAACTTGTATTACTGCTATTTTAGTTTTTTGGATCTTGGTAAAAGAAAAGAAAAAATCTTCTTATTTAGACAAAGAGCATCCTGGAGAAATATTAACACATTCTGTTTTTAAAGACACTCCGTTTTGGTTGTTTTTAATAACCTGTCTAATTACAGGAATCATGTTTTTTCAACTGTTTACAACCATTCCATTATACCATAAAGAACAATTTAATTTATCTGAATTTCAAACAGGTTTACTTTTAACATTTAATGGAATATTAGTTTTTTTCTTAGAAATGCCTTTAGTAAGTTATATTGAACGCAAAAAAATTAGTGCTGTAAAAATTGTAACTTTTGGTTGTTTAGCAATGTCTTTAAGTATGTTTTTAATGTTAGTTAATTTTTGGGCAGGAATTTTAATCATCATGATGGTTTTTATGACATTTGGAGAAATGTTTGCGTTTCCTTTCTCTAATTCATTTGCAATGAGCAGAGCTCCTAAAGGTCACGAAGGTCGCTATATGGCCATTTTCACCATGAGTTATAGTTTAGCACATATTCTTTCGGCTAAAACAGGAATGGAAATTATAGAGCGTTTTGGCTACCAAAGTAATTGGTTTTTTATGGGCTCATTAGGTTTAATTGGCGTTTTTATGGGGTTTGTGGTACTTAAATTAGTTAATACAGAAACAAAAACAAAACTTCAACTTAAAAAATAG
- a CDS encoding M56 family metallopeptidase translates to MEAIFTYFLKVNGLLITFFLAYYFLLRKETFFNKNRWFLLLGLFASVILPLITFTKIVWVEPSPVIYETVSTDFVPYIIENKVIEEPIDWNSILFYVYLGISVVFMVKILIEILSFFRIIKFGKRTKTKEAILIDNESNENPFSFFNHIVFNRRMFTEEELQHIISHEKIHVKEKHSIDVLISKIFCALFWVNPIMWFYQKEILQNLEYIADAKASVITQDKINYQKTLLKVVTNQHQLSITNQFYQSLIKKRIVMLNTNQSNQRKSWKYALILPVLSAFMLLLQVETVAQVKENPINSEKKVTEAVAIAVGFVTDKNASDAEMKLDTEELKKQGIDYKFSKIKRNKKGEIIAIKIEFNDNKGNKGVKEIKGNEPIEPIYFSTESNSIGFTEAPDLSDYIVDEKLSKQFGTEVKVKMATVNEAKKNKKNELNQLYIINGKEYLQSEVPKGTTVSVDGSITVLSKEEGIKKYGQKAKDGVLIFNGKSFFVNEEENQVLKNIKLTFQKGKEYIIGGKKYTYNDLKDKNWFLYTGTPNKIEEKNNIVTITGDVVVDAENSNTQEVIYVIEPEKIENKKFVLENGNWLVIFENEMIKIPKYPTYSLKNIKIEIDGTEVSNTYESFKKYDSNSFKEIKVIEDQLSTDENLIIQKIIIKTK, encoded by the coding sequence ATGGAAGCAATATTCACCTACTTTTTAAAAGTCAATGGTTTACTAATAACCTTCTTTTTGGCTTATTATTTTCTATTGCGAAAAGAGACTTTTTTCAATAAGAACAGATGGTTTTTGTTGTTGGGATTATTTGCTTCTGTGATTTTACCTTTAATCACTTTTACAAAAATAGTTTGGGTTGAACCAAGTCCGGTTATTTATGAAACTGTTTCCACTGACTTTGTTCCCTACATAATTGAAAATAAAGTTATTGAAGAACCAATTGACTGGAATTCAATTCTATTTTATGTTTATTTAGGAATTTCAGTAGTGTTTATGGTTAAGATATTAATCGAAATACTTTCTTTTTTTAGAATTATAAAATTTGGCAAAAGAACTAAAACTAAAGAAGCCATTCTAATTGACAATGAGTCTAATGAAAATCCGTTTTCGTTTTTTAATCACATTGTTTTTAATAGGCGAATGTTTACTGAAGAAGAATTACAACATATTATTTCTCATGAAAAGATTCACGTAAAAGAAAAGCATTCTATTGATGTACTGATTTCAAAAATATTCTGTGCTTTGTTTTGGGTTAACCCAATTATGTGGTTTTATCAAAAAGAAATCCTTCAAAATCTAGAATATATTGCAGATGCTAAAGCTTCAGTGATAACTCAAGACAAAATAAATTATCAAAAAACCTTATTAAAAGTGGTGACTAATCAACACCAGCTAAGTATTACTAATCAATTTTATCAATCATTAATCAAAAAACGAATCGTTATGTTAAACACCAATCAATCCAACCAAAGAAAATCGTGGAAGTATGCTTTAATTCTTCCTGTTTTAAGTGCTTTTATGTTACTTTTACAAGTAGAAACTGTAGCACAAGTTAAAGAAAATCCAATTAATTCAGAAAAAAAAGTAACAGAAGCTGTAGCAATAGCTGTTGGATTTGTTACTGATAAAAATGCTTCGGATGCAGAAATGAAATTAGATACTGAAGAATTAAAAAAGCAAGGAATTGATTATAAATTTTCAAAAATTAAACGCAATAAAAAAGGAGAAATTATAGCTATTAAAATTGAATTCAATGACAATAAAGGCAATAAAGGCGTTAAAGAAATTAAAGGAAATGAGCCAATTGAACCTATTTATTTTAGTACAGAAAGTAATAGTATTGGATTTACTGAAGCTCCAGATTTATCAGATTATATTGTAGATGAAAAACTATCAAAACAATTTGGAACTGAAGTAAAAGTTAAAATGGCTACTGTAAATGAAGCTAAAAAAAACAAAAAAAACGAACTAAATCAACTTTACATCATCAACGGAAAAGAATATTTACAAAGTGAAGTTCCTAAAGGAACAACTGTTTCGGTTGATGGAAGTATAACTGTATTAAGTAAAGAAGAAGGAATTAAAAAATATGGACAAAAAGCCAAAGATGGTGTTCTTATTTTTAATGGTAAATCTTTTTTTGTAAATGAAGAAGAAAATCAAGTATTAAAAAACATAAAATTAACCTTTCAAAAAGGTAAAGAATATATAATTGGTGGTAAAAAATATACTTATAATGATTTAAAAGATAAAAATTGGTTTTTATATACAGGGACACCTAATAAAATTGAAGAAAAAAACAACATTGTTACCATTACTGGTGATGTTGTAGTTGATGCGGAAAACAGTAATACACAAGAAGTAATTTATGTAATTGAACCTGAAAAAATTGAAAACAAAAAATTTGTTTTAGAAAATGGAAATTGGCTGGTAATTTTCGAGAATGAGATGATTAAAATTCCAAAATACCCTACATATTCTCTAAAAAATATAAAAATAGAAATTGATGGAACCGAAGTAAGCAATACTTATGAATCATTTAAAAAATATGATTCAAATTCATTTAAGGAAATAAAAGTAATTGAAGATCAACTTTCAACTGACGAAAACTTAATAATTCAAAAAATAATTATTAAAACCAAATAA
- a CDS encoding SsrA-binding protein codes for MYKFLAKLNKLILPSFTKQRLDVTKAKKWQQAILAYRYYITIKSLK; via the coding sequence ATGTATAAATTTTTAGCAAAATTAAATAAGCTTATTTTACCAAGTTTCACAAAGCAACGTTTAGATGTAACGAAAGCAAAAAAATGGCAACAAGCTATTTTAGCTTATCGTTATTATATAACTATTAAAAGTTTAAAATAA
- a CDS encoding BlaI/MecI/CopY family transcriptional regulator, whose amino-acid sequence MQKLTNKEEEIMHILWNLKKAFVKDVLAEIVEDKPHYNTLSTIIRNLEEKGYVSYTAYGNTHQYYPIVTKEAYRKEFMNTAIENYFNNSYKNMVSFFAEEQKISAKELREILELIEKK is encoded by the coding sequence ATGCAAAAACTTACCAATAAAGAAGAAGAAATAATGCACATTTTATGGAACCTTAAAAAAGCGTTCGTGAAAGATGTATTAGCCGAAATCGTAGAAGACAAACCTCATTACAATACTTTATCAACTATTATTCGAAATTTAGAAGAAAAAGGATATGTTTCCTACACTGCTTATGGAAACACACATCAATACTACCCTATTGTTACCAAAGAAGCTTATAGAAAAGAATTTATGAATACAGCTATTGAAAATTATTTCAATAATTCGTACAAAAATATGGTTTCATTTTTTGCTGAAGAACAAAAAATTTCGGCAAAAGAACTTCGTGAAATTTTAGAACTAATTGAAAAAAAATAA